In Thunnus thynnus chromosome 4, fThuThy2.1, whole genome shotgun sequence, a genomic segment contains:
- the znf362a gene encoding zinc finger protein 362a isoform X1, with protein sequence MAEPRFNNPYFWPPPPTMPGQLDNLVLINKIKEQLMAEKIRTPHLPSATVPSQQPLLAPPSQVEGSQHVMSKVHQMPVLHSHSPSQPDIALHARPASSSVTGRILGDVNLNLDDKAAIKARGLWEDWHLRQLIDHPSRTNHVSGVALASRTGNLNTSEIITPTTPTSSSHSRLGGAPTPHLISGLASCHGMEPGKNNGGLVGLLGPPPKDERGRKKIKAENGSSLLVVPYPILASGNDQSCVTITAKQGKTYRCKVCPLTFLSKSDMQIHSKTHTEAKAHKCPQCTKSFANASYLAQHLRIHLGVKPYRCSYCEKSFRQLSHLQQHTRIHTGDRPYKCAHPGCEKAFTQLSNLQSHQRQHNKDKPFKCSNCYRAYSDSASLQIHLSAHAIKNAKAYCCSMCGRAYTSETYLMKHMSKHTLVEHMVSHHSPQHRTESPSIPIRISLI encoded by the exons CTGGATAACCTAGTCTTGATCAATAAAATCAAGGAGCAGCTGATGGCGGAGAAGATCAGAACGCCTCATCTGCCCTCCGCCACAGTCCCTTCCCAACAGCCTTTACTGGCTCCCCCGAGCCAGGTGGAGGGCAGCCAGCACGTGATGTCCAAAGTCCATCAGATGCCAGTTCTCCACAGCCACAGCCCGTCTCAGCCAGACATCGCTCTGCACGCCCGCCCCGCCTCCAGCTCAGTCACAG GTCGTATTCTGGGGGATGTAAACTTGAATCTGGACGATAAGGCAGCTATAAAAGCCAGAGGATTATGGGAAGACTGGCATCTGCGTCAACTCATAGACCATCCCTCCAGAACAAACCACGTCTCAG GTGTGGCGCTGGCATCCAGAACGGGCAACCTCAACACCTCAGAGATCATCACCCCCACCACGCCCACCTCAAGCAGCCACAGCCGGCTGGGCGGAGCTCCCACACCTCACCTCATCTCAGGGTTAGCCAGCTGCCACGGGATGGAGCCTGGGAAAAACAACGGGGGCCTCGTGGGTCTCCTCGGGCCCCCTCCAAAGGATGAACGAGGGCGTAAGAAGATCAAAGCAGAGAATGGGTCGTCGCTGTTGGTGGTGCCCTATCCCATCTTAGCCTCAGGCAATGACCAGTCCTGTGTCACCATCACTGCCAAACAAGGAAAAACCTACAG GTGTAAAGTTTGTCCGCTGACCTTCCTCTCCAAGTCAGACATGCAGATCCACTCCAAGACGCACACAGAGGCAAAGGCTCACAAGTGTCCTCAGTGCACTAAGTCCTTTGCGAACGCATCTTACCTGGCCCAGCACCTCCGCATACACCTGGGCGTCAAACCGTACCGCTGTTCCTACTGTGAGAAAAGTTTTCGCCAGCTCTCGCATCTGCAGCAGCACACCAG AATCCACACAGGTGATCGGCCGTATAAATGCGCCCATCCAGGATGTGAAAAAGCTTTTACTCAACTATCCAATCTGCAG TCTCACCAGAGGCAGCACAACAAAGACAAGCCCTTCAAGTGTTCCAACTGTTACCGTGCCTATTCGGACTCTGCCTCGCTGCAGATCCACCTGTCTGCACACGCCATCAAAAACGCCAAGGCCTACTGCTGCAGCATGTGCGGCAGGGCGTACACCTCA gAGACCTACCTTATGAAGCACATGTCTAAACACACACTGGTGGAACACATGGTGTCCCATCACTCCCCTCAACACAGGACAGAGTCTCCCAGCATCCCTATACGGATCTCTCTCATCTGA
- the znf362a gene encoding zinc finger protein 362a isoform X2 produces MAEPRFNNPYFWPPPPTMPGQEQLMAEKIRTPHLPSATVPSQQPLLAPPSQVEGSQHVMSKVHQMPVLHSHSPSQPDIALHARPASSSVTGRILGDVNLNLDDKAAIKARGLWEDWHLRQLIDHPSRTNHVSGVALASRTGNLNTSEIITPTTPTSSSHSRLGGAPTPHLISGLASCHGMEPGKNNGGLVGLLGPPPKDERGRKKIKAENGSSLLVVPYPILASGNDQSCVTITAKQGKTYRCKVCPLTFLSKSDMQIHSKTHTEAKAHKCPQCTKSFANASYLAQHLRIHLGVKPYRCSYCEKSFRQLSHLQQHTRIHTGDRPYKCAHPGCEKAFTQLSNLQSHQRQHNKDKPFKCSNCYRAYSDSASLQIHLSAHAIKNAKAYCCSMCGRAYTSETYLMKHMSKHTLVEHMVSHHSPQHRTESPSIPIRISLI; encoded by the exons GAGCAGCTGATGGCGGAGAAGATCAGAACGCCTCATCTGCCCTCCGCCACAGTCCCTTCCCAACAGCCTTTACTGGCTCCCCCGAGCCAGGTGGAGGGCAGCCAGCACGTGATGTCCAAAGTCCATCAGATGCCAGTTCTCCACAGCCACAGCCCGTCTCAGCCAGACATCGCTCTGCACGCCCGCCCCGCCTCCAGCTCAGTCACAG GTCGTATTCTGGGGGATGTAAACTTGAATCTGGACGATAAGGCAGCTATAAAAGCCAGAGGATTATGGGAAGACTGGCATCTGCGTCAACTCATAGACCATCCCTCCAGAACAAACCACGTCTCAG GTGTGGCGCTGGCATCCAGAACGGGCAACCTCAACACCTCAGAGATCATCACCCCCACCACGCCCACCTCAAGCAGCCACAGCCGGCTGGGCGGAGCTCCCACACCTCACCTCATCTCAGGGTTAGCCAGCTGCCACGGGATGGAGCCTGGGAAAAACAACGGGGGCCTCGTGGGTCTCCTCGGGCCCCCTCCAAAGGATGAACGAGGGCGTAAGAAGATCAAAGCAGAGAATGGGTCGTCGCTGTTGGTGGTGCCCTATCCCATCTTAGCCTCAGGCAATGACCAGTCCTGTGTCACCATCACTGCCAAACAAGGAAAAACCTACAG GTGTAAAGTTTGTCCGCTGACCTTCCTCTCCAAGTCAGACATGCAGATCCACTCCAAGACGCACACAGAGGCAAAGGCTCACAAGTGTCCTCAGTGCACTAAGTCCTTTGCGAACGCATCTTACCTGGCCCAGCACCTCCGCATACACCTGGGCGTCAAACCGTACCGCTGTTCCTACTGTGAGAAAAGTTTTCGCCAGCTCTCGCATCTGCAGCAGCACACCAG AATCCACACAGGTGATCGGCCGTATAAATGCGCCCATCCAGGATGTGAAAAAGCTTTTACTCAACTATCCAATCTGCAG TCTCACCAGAGGCAGCACAACAAAGACAAGCCCTTCAAGTGTTCCAACTGTTACCGTGCCTATTCGGACTCTGCCTCGCTGCAGATCCACCTGTCTGCACACGCCATCAAAAACGCCAAGGCCTACTGCTGCAGCATGTGCGGCAGGGCGTACACCTCA gAGACCTACCTTATGAAGCACATGTCTAAACACACACTGGTGGAACACATGGTGTCCCATCACTCCCCTCAACACAGGACAGAGTCTCCCAGCATCCCTATACGGATCTCTCTCATCTGA
- the si:dkey-264d12.5 gene encoding coiled-coil domain-containing protein 30 isoform X1 yields MDQPQQELEQIATWFSEEGLASDAPKEAQLCLLWRTHQHTRSQLSSVIRDMDTQRSQHLAEMAEVRRSLEQIRIFTEHKNVLAQEIQDENDQLKDQLRRLISLQDAQISEVAKMLYQQGLTELIHSSPSEQVAYLLVERASLLETREEPDNLTRDGQTASPQGPDAQGPNINVHQSPHKGAPRHGQSPWKRLFGLHKASQSKHTFIPAEARHLAVQASSVEKECSRLERDLEEGSRRLAMAHNEIRRLTDELESAHLTQKAYEPELQGAQQEVEQLRQEVEKLKKYEMVELRKAKELNDRLDLEIRALRNRVRSLDAEKNSLQQTVASLQEEVDSLESALQEQQQLLTVQGQSDQTSELNKSQAAELAQSNQTCRKLKEKLTAQTRCLLEKEETVVFLQKEVDRLESALQEQQQQLLAVQVQAEQANELAKSQETELNQSNEMCRNLQNKLSAQTRSLLESESEIHSLKQQLDNSHKDFDDLIATICTKENNFQDQKLWKQKDSQHCENSHRQLEASLATENKEIQTQLYNENTLPKECPDNQETVKALLATQDECETLKKEICETLICLDKERSKYHEMKEKHKAKLCRAKQKFDDEATRREEKIKNLERELSLCSHSLAQEKELIRSITAENEKLLVERRRLLQQLNEEEHNKKDSNLTASLSKCRVDFLEMENKKLGNKILHMSNQLAALERTLQNTQSLHFTEELKKKSNPQQIFTSLPVQTSSVMMPEPSEILGLLDNCQSTSSPHHFISAALSRSAEMGYLNLTSGQSRSDYSTALGALSTSEKLGGTGGS; encoded by the exons ATGGATCAACCACAG CAGGAGCTGGAGCAGATCGCCACATGGTTTAGTGAGGAGGGACTTGCATCTGACGCCCCTAAAGAGGCTCAGCTGTGTTTGTTATGGCGAACCCACCAGCACACGAGAAGCCAACTAAGCAGTGTGATAAGGGACATGGACACCCAGCGGTCACAACACTTAGCAGAGATGGCAGAG GTACGTAGGTCTTTGGAGCAGATCCGTATCTTTACAGagcacaaaaatgttttggctCAGGAGATACAAGACGAGAACGATCAGCTCAAGGATCAGCTGCGCCGCCTCATATCCCTTCAAG ACGCCCAGATAAGCGAGGTGGCTAAAATGCTGTACCAGCAGGGTCTCACAGAGCTGATTCACAGCAGCCCCAGTGAGCAGGTGGCTTACCTCCTGGTGGAGAGGGCCTCCCTTCTTGAGACGAGGGAAGAGCCCGACAATCTGACACGTGATGGACAAACAGCCAGCCCACAGGGGCCAGACGCCCAAGGACCGAACATCAATGTACACCAG TCTCCCCATAAGGGGGCACCGCGTCATGGCCAGAGCCCATGGAAGAGACTCTTCGGACTCCACAAAGCTTCACAGAGCAAACATACTTTTATTCCT GCTGAGGCCAGACATTTGGCAGTCCAGGCAAGCAGTGTAGAGAAGGAGTGTTCTCGTCTGGAGCGGGATCTGGAGGAGGGCTCCCGCCGGTTGGCCATGGCCCACAACGAGATCCGGCGTTTGACTGATGAGCTAGAGTCTGCTCATTTAACCCAAAAAGCTTATG agcCTGAGCTGCAGGGAGCACAGCAGGAAGTAGAGCAGCTCAGACAAGAAGTCgaaaaactgaagaaatatG AAATGGTGGAACTGCGAAAGGCCAAAGAGCTGAATGATCGTCTGGACCTCGAGATCAGAGCTCTGAGGAACAGGGTACGCTCCCTGGATGCTGAGAAAAACTCTCTGCAACAGACG gTGGCGTCTCTGCAGGAGGAGGTGGACAGCCTGGAATCAGCcctgcaggagcagcagcagctcctgacTGTGCAGGGTCAGAGTGACCAGACCTCAGAGCTGAATAAA TCTCAAGCAGCAGAGCTGGCACAGAGCAACCAGACCTGCAGAAAGTTAAAGGAGAAACTCACTGCTCAGACAAGATGCCTTTTGGAAAAGGAGGAAACT GTTGTATTTCTACAGAAGGAGGTGGATCGGCTTGAGTCAGCCCTGCAggaacagcaacagcagcttctCGCTGTGCAGGTTCAGGCCGAGCAAGCTAATGAGTTAGCTAAA TCCCAggaaactgaactgaatcaaAGCAATGAGATGTGTAGAAATTTACAAAATAAGCTCAGCGCTCAGACAAGAAGCCTTTTAGAAAGTGAGTCAGAG ATACATTCCCTTAAGCAGCAGCTGGATAATTCCCATAAAGACTTTGATGACCTTATAGCTACCATCTGCACGAAAGAAAACAATTTCCAAGATCAAAA GCTGTGGAAGCAAAAAGACTCACAGCATTGTGAAAACAGTCACAGGCAGCTGGAGGCCTCTTTGGCAACAGAGAACAAAGAGATACAGACACAGCTGTACAATGAGAACACACTGCCTAAG GAGTGTCCTGATAATCAAGAAACTGTGAAGGCTCTGTTGGCCACCCAAGATGAGTGTGAGACACTAAAGAAGGAGATCTGTGAAACCCTAATATGCCTTGACAAAGAGCGGAG taaataccatgagatgaaggaaaaacacaaagcaaaactaTGTCGAGCCAAGCAGAAATTTGATGATGAAGCCACACGGCGTGAGGAGAAGATAAAAAATCTGGAGCGGGAACTGTCATTGTGTTCCCATTCATTAGCACAG GAGAAAGAGCTCATCAGAAGTATAACTGCGGAAAATGAGAAACTTCTTGTTGAGAGGAGGAGGTTACTGCAACAGCTAAATGAGGAGGAGCACAACAAGAAAGACAGTAATCTAACAGCTTCTTTGTCCAAATGCAG GGTGGATTTCCTGGAGATGGAAAACAAGAAACTGGGAAACAAAATACTCCACATGTCCAATCAGCTAGCTGCCCTGGAACGAACCCTGCAGAACACGCAGTCATTACACTTCACTGAG gagctgaaaaaaaaatctaatcctCAGCAGATTTTTACATCTCTCCCTGTGCAAACTTCAAG TGTGATGATGCCTGAGCCGTCCGAAATTCTGGGCTTATTGGACAATTGTCAGAGCACTTCTTCCCCTCATCATTTCATCTCTGCGGCCCTGTCCCGATCAGCAGAGATGGGCTATTTGAACCTGACCTCAGGCCAGAGCCGCTCAGACTACTCGACTGCCCTGGGCGCCCTCAGCACCTCAGAAA AATTAGGTGGAACTGGTGGTAGTTAA
- the si:dkey-264d12.5 gene encoding coiled-coil domain-containing protein 30 isoform X2, translated as MDQPQELEQIATWFSEEGLASDAPKEAQLCLLWRTHQHTRSQLSSVIRDMDTQRSQHLAEMAEVRRSLEQIRIFTEHKNVLAQEIQDENDQLKDQLRRLISLQDAQISEVAKMLYQQGLTELIHSSPSEQVAYLLVERASLLETREEPDNLTRDGQTASPQGPDAQGPNINVHQSPHKGAPRHGQSPWKRLFGLHKASQSKHTFIPAEARHLAVQASSVEKECSRLERDLEEGSRRLAMAHNEIRRLTDELESAHLTQKAYEPELQGAQQEVEQLRQEVEKLKKYEMVELRKAKELNDRLDLEIRALRNRVRSLDAEKNSLQQTVASLQEEVDSLESALQEQQQLLTVQGQSDQTSELNKSQAAELAQSNQTCRKLKEKLTAQTRCLLEKEETVVFLQKEVDRLESALQEQQQQLLAVQVQAEQANELAKSQETELNQSNEMCRNLQNKLSAQTRSLLESESEIHSLKQQLDNSHKDFDDLIATICTKENNFQDQKLWKQKDSQHCENSHRQLEASLATENKEIQTQLYNENTLPKECPDNQETVKALLATQDECETLKKEICETLICLDKERSKYHEMKEKHKAKLCRAKQKFDDEATRREEKIKNLERELSLCSHSLAQEKELIRSITAENEKLLVERRRLLQQLNEEEHNKKDSNLTASLSKCRVDFLEMENKKLGNKILHMSNQLAALERTLQNTQSLHFTEELKKKSNPQQIFTSLPVQTSSVMMPEPSEILGLLDNCQSTSSPHHFISAALSRSAEMGYLNLTSGQSRSDYSTALGALSTSEKLGGTGGS; from the exons ATGGATCAACCACAG GAGCTGGAGCAGATCGCCACATGGTTTAGTGAGGAGGGACTTGCATCTGACGCCCCTAAAGAGGCTCAGCTGTGTTTGTTATGGCGAACCCACCAGCACACGAGAAGCCAACTAAGCAGTGTGATAAGGGACATGGACACCCAGCGGTCACAACACTTAGCAGAGATGGCAGAG GTACGTAGGTCTTTGGAGCAGATCCGTATCTTTACAGagcacaaaaatgttttggctCAGGAGATACAAGACGAGAACGATCAGCTCAAGGATCAGCTGCGCCGCCTCATATCCCTTCAAG ACGCCCAGATAAGCGAGGTGGCTAAAATGCTGTACCAGCAGGGTCTCACAGAGCTGATTCACAGCAGCCCCAGTGAGCAGGTGGCTTACCTCCTGGTGGAGAGGGCCTCCCTTCTTGAGACGAGGGAAGAGCCCGACAATCTGACACGTGATGGACAAACAGCCAGCCCACAGGGGCCAGACGCCCAAGGACCGAACATCAATGTACACCAG TCTCCCCATAAGGGGGCACCGCGTCATGGCCAGAGCCCATGGAAGAGACTCTTCGGACTCCACAAAGCTTCACAGAGCAAACATACTTTTATTCCT GCTGAGGCCAGACATTTGGCAGTCCAGGCAAGCAGTGTAGAGAAGGAGTGTTCTCGTCTGGAGCGGGATCTGGAGGAGGGCTCCCGCCGGTTGGCCATGGCCCACAACGAGATCCGGCGTTTGACTGATGAGCTAGAGTCTGCTCATTTAACCCAAAAAGCTTATG agcCTGAGCTGCAGGGAGCACAGCAGGAAGTAGAGCAGCTCAGACAAGAAGTCgaaaaactgaagaaatatG AAATGGTGGAACTGCGAAAGGCCAAAGAGCTGAATGATCGTCTGGACCTCGAGATCAGAGCTCTGAGGAACAGGGTACGCTCCCTGGATGCTGAGAAAAACTCTCTGCAACAGACG gTGGCGTCTCTGCAGGAGGAGGTGGACAGCCTGGAATCAGCcctgcaggagcagcagcagctcctgacTGTGCAGGGTCAGAGTGACCAGACCTCAGAGCTGAATAAA TCTCAAGCAGCAGAGCTGGCACAGAGCAACCAGACCTGCAGAAAGTTAAAGGAGAAACTCACTGCTCAGACAAGATGCCTTTTGGAAAAGGAGGAAACT GTTGTATTTCTACAGAAGGAGGTGGATCGGCTTGAGTCAGCCCTGCAggaacagcaacagcagcttctCGCTGTGCAGGTTCAGGCCGAGCAAGCTAATGAGTTAGCTAAA TCCCAggaaactgaactgaatcaaAGCAATGAGATGTGTAGAAATTTACAAAATAAGCTCAGCGCTCAGACAAGAAGCCTTTTAGAAAGTGAGTCAGAG ATACATTCCCTTAAGCAGCAGCTGGATAATTCCCATAAAGACTTTGATGACCTTATAGCTACCATCTGCACGAAAGAAAACAATTTCCAAGATCAAAA GCTGTGGAAGCAAAAAGACTCACAGCATTGTGAAAACAGTCACAGGCAGCTGGAGGCCTCTTTGGCAACAGAGAACAAAGAGATACAGACACAGCTGTACAATGAGAACACACTGCCTAAG GAGTGTCCTGATAATCAAGAAACTGTGAAGGCTCTGTTGGCCACCCAAGATGAGTGTGAGACACTAAAGAAGGAGATCTGTGAAACCCTAATATGCCTTGACAAAGAGCGGAG taaataccatgagatgaaggaaaaacacaaagcaaaactaTGTCGAGCCAAGCAGAAATTTGATGATGAAGCCACACGGCGTGAGGAGAAGATAAAAAATCTGGAGCGGGAACTGTCATTGTGTTCCCATTCATTAGCACAG GAGAAAGAGCTCATCAGAAGTATAACTGCGGAAAATGAGAAACTTCTTGTTGAGAGGAGGAGGTTACTGCAACAGCTAAATGAGGAGGAGCACAACAAGAAAGACAGTAATCTAACAGCTTCTTTGTCCAAATGCAG GGTGGATTTCCTGGAGATGGAAAACAAGAAACTGGGAAACAAAATACTCCACATGTCCAATCAGCTAGCTGCCCTGGAACGAACCCTGCAGAACACGCAGTCATTACACTTCACTGAG gagctgaaaaaaaaatctaatcctCAGCAGATTTTTACATCTCTCCCTGTGCAAACTTCAAG TGTGATGATGCCTGAGCCGTCCGAAATTCTGGGCTTATTGGACAATTGTCAGAGCACTTCTTCCCCTCATCATTTCATCTCTGCGGCCCTGTCCCGATCAGCAGAGATGGGCTATTTGAACCTGACCTCAGGCCAGAGCCGCTCAGACTACTCGACTGCCCTGGGCGCCCTCAGCACCTCAGAAA AATTAGGTGGAACTGGTGGTAGTTAA
- the si:dkey-264d12.5 gene encoding coiled-coil domain-containing protein 30 isoform X3, whose amino-acid sequence MDQPQQELEQIATWFSEEGLASDAPKEAQLCLLWRTHQHTRSQLSSVIRDMDTQRSQHLAEMAEVRRSLEQIRIFTEHKNVLAQEIQDENDQLKDQLRRLISLQDAQISEVAKMLYQQGLTELIHSSPSEQVAYLLVERASLLETREEPDNLTRDGQTASPQGPDAQGPNINVHQAEARHLAVQASSVEKECSRLERDLEEGSRRLAMAHNEIRRLTDELESAHLTQKAYEPELQGAQQEVEQLRQEVEKLKKYEMVELRKAKELNDRLDLEIRALRNRVRSLDAEKNSLQQTVASLQEEVDSLESALQEQQQLLTVQGQSDQTSELNKSQAAELAQSNQTCRKLKEKLTAQTRCLLEKEETVVFLQKEVDRLESALQEQQQQLLAVQVQAEQANELAKSQETELNQSNEMCRNLQNKLSAQTRSLLESESEIHSLKQQLDNSHKDFDDLIATICTKENNFQDQKLWKQKDSQHCENSHRQLEASLATENKEIQTQLYNENTLPKECPDNQETVKALLATQDECETLKKEICETLICLDKERSKYHEMKEKHKAKLCRAKQKFDDEATRREEKIKNLERELSLCSHSLAQEKELIRSITAENEKLLVERRRLLQQLNEEEHNKKDSNLTASLSKCRVDFLEMENKKLGNKILHMSNQLAALERTLQNTQSLHFTEELKKKSNPQQIFTSLPVQTSSVMMPEPSEILGLLDNCQSTSSPHHFISAALSRSAEMGYLNLTSGQSRSDYSTALGALSTSEKLGGTGGS is encoded by the exons ATGGATCAACCACAG CAGGAGCTGGAGCAGATCGCCACATGGTTTAGTGAGGAGGGACTTGCATCTGACGCCCCTAAAGAGGCTCAGCTGTGTTTGTTATGGCGAACCCACCAGCACACGAGAAGCCAACTAAGCAGTGTGATAAGGGACATGGACACCCAGCGGTCACAACACTTAGCAGAGATGGCAGAG GTACGTAGGTCTTTGGAGCAGATCCGTATCTTTACAGagcacaaaaatgttttggctCAGGAGATACAAGACGAGAACGATCAGCTCAAGGATCAGCTGCGCCGCCTCATATCCCTTCAAG ACGCCCAGATAAGCGAGGTGGCTAAAATGCTGTACCAGCAGGGTCTCACAGAGCTGATTCACAGCAGCCCCAGTGAGCAGGTGGCTTACCTCCTGGTGGAGAGGGCCTCCCTTCTTGAGACGAGGGAAGAGCCCGACAATCTGACACGTGATGGACAAACAGCCAGCCCACAGGGGCCAGACGCCCAAGGACCGAACATCAATGTACACCAG GCTGAGGCCAGACATTTGGCAGTCCAGGCAAGCAGTGTAGAGAAGGAGTGTTCTCGTCTGGAGCGGGATCTGGAGGAGGGCTCCCGCCGGTTGGCCATGGCCCACAACGAGATCCGGCGTTTGACTGATGAGCTAGAGTCTGCTCATTTAACCCAAAAAGCTTATG agcCTGAGCTGCAGGGAGCACAGCAGGAAGTAGAGCAGCTCAGACAAGAAGTCgaaaaactgaagaaatatG AAATGGTGGAACTGCGAAAGGCCAAAGAGCTGAATGATCGTCTGGACCTCGAGATCAGAGCTCTGAGGAACAGGGTACGCTCCCTGGATGCTGAGAAAAACTCTCTGCAACAGACG gTGGCGTCTCTGCAGGAGGAGGTGGACAGCCTGGAATCAGCcctgcaggagcagcagcagctcctgacTGTGCAGGGTCAGAGTGACCAGACCTCAGAGCTGAATAAA TCTCAAGCAGCAGAGCTGGCACAGAGCAACCAGACCTGCAGAAAGTTAAAGGAGAAACTCACTGCTCAGACAAGATGCCTTTTGGAAAAGGAGGAAACT GTTGTATTTCTACAGAAGGAGGTGGATCGGCTTGAGTCAGCCCTGCAggaacagcaacagcagcttctCGCTGTGCAGGTTCAGGCCGAGCAAGCTAATGAGTTAGCTAAA TCCCAggaaactgaactgaatcaaAGCAATGAGATGTGTAGAAATTTACAAAATAAGCTCAGCGCTCAGACAAGAAGCCTTTTAGAAAGTGAGTCAGAG ATACATTCCCTTAAGCAGCAGCTGGATAATTCCCATAAAGACTTTGATGACCTTATAGCTACCATCTGCACGAAAGAAAACAATTTCCAAGATCAAAA GCTGTGGAAGCAAAAAGACTCACAGCATTGTGAAAACAGTCACAGGCAGCTGGAGGCCTCTTTGGCAACAGAGAACAAAGAGATACAGACACAGCTGTACAATGAGAACACACTGCCTAAG GAGTGTCCTGATAATCAAGAAACTGTGAAGGCTCTGTTGGCCACCCAAGATGAGTGTGAGACACTAAAGAAGGAGATCTGTGAAACCCTAATATGCCTTGACAAAGAGCGGAG taaataccatgagatgaaggaaaaacacaaagcaaaactaTGTCGAGCCAAGCAGAAATTTGATGATGAAGCCACACGGCGTGAGGAGAAGATAAAAAATCTGGAGCGGGAACTGTCATTGTGTTCCCATTCATTAGCACAG GAGAAAGAGCTCATCAGAAGTATAACTGCGGAAAATGAGAAACTTCTTGTTGAGAGGAGGAGGTTACTGCAACAGCTAAATGAGGAGGAGCACAACAAGAAAGACAGTAATCTAACAGCTTCTTTGTCCAAATGCAG GGTGGATTTCCTGGAGATGGAAAACAAGAAACTGGGAAACAAAATACTCCACATGTCCAATCAGCTAGCTGCCCTGGAACGAACCCTGCAGAACACGCAGTCATTACACTTCACTGAG gagctgaaaaaaaaatctaatcctCAGCAGATTTTTACATCTCTCCCTGTGCAAACTTCAAG TGTGATGATGCCTGAGCCGTCCGAAATTCTGGGCTTATTGGACAATTGTCAGAGCACTTCTTCCCCTCATCATTTCATCTCTGCGGCCCTGTCCCGATCAGCAGAGATGGGCTATTTGAACCTGACCTCAGGCCAGAGCCGCTCAGACTACTCGACTGCCCTGGGCGCCCTCAGCACCTCAGAAA AATTAGGTGGAACTGGTGGTAGTTAA
- the emp3a gene encoding epithelial membrane protein 3 yields the protein MVFLLVSLTVLHLVTLAMLLIATLEKSWWIWADSEITDLWYNCFHDNATQTWLCAATNDSDWLQSVQALMVLSVVFSSISFLVFLGQLFTMSRGGLFYFTGLCQAFAGFTDFAACLIFTFHRKEILNDSRDLSKGRFGYCFILAWLCVPLLLISGVLYVHLRKKQ from the exons ATGGTATTCCTCCTCGTATCCTTAACCGTGCTGCATCTGGTCACCTTGGCCATGCTCCTCATTGCCACCCTGGAGAAG TCCTGGTGGATATGGGCTGATTCAGAAATCACAGACCTCTGGTATAACTGTTTCCATGATAATGCCACACAGACCTGGTTGTGTGCTGCTACCAATGACAGCG ACTGGCTGCAGTCTGTCCAGGCCCTCATGGTCCTCTCTGTGgtcttctcctccatctccttccTGGTTTTTCTGGGTCAGCTGTTCACAATGTCCAGAGGAGGCCTCTTCTACTTCACAGGCCTCTGTCAGGCCTTTGCAG GTTTCACAGACTTTGCTGCTTGCCTTATTTTCACCTTCCACAGAAAAGAGATCTTAAATGATTCCAGAGATCTGAGCAAAGGACGCTTTGGCTACTGCTTTATCCTGGCATGGTTGTGTGTTCCTCTCCTTCTCATAAGTGGAGTCCTGTACGTCCACCTGCGCAAGAAGCAGTGA